A window of Nicotiana tabacum cultivar K326 chromosome 24, ASM71507v2, whole genome shotgun sequence contains these coding sequences:
- the LOC107759369 gene encoding fructose-bisphosphate aldolase 1, chloroplastic translates to MASASLLKSSPVFDKSEFVKGQTLRQPSVSVIRCHPTTAPCLTVRAACSYADELVKTAKTIASPGRGILAMDESNATCGKRLASIGLENTEANRQAYRTLLITAPGLGQYVSGAILFEETLYQSTTDGRKMVDVLVEQNIVPGIKVDKGLVPLAGSNDESWCQGLDGLASRTAAYYQQGARFAKWRTVVSIPNGPSALAVKEAAWGLARYAAIAQDSGLVPIVEPEILLDGEHGIDRTFEVAQQVWAEVFFYLAENNVMFEGILLKPSMVTPGAECKDRATPEQVADYTLKLLRRRIPPAVPGIMFLSGGQSEVEATLNLNAMNQAPNPWHVSFSYARALQNTCLKTWGGLPENVKAAQDALLVRAKANSLAQLGKYTGEGESDEAKKGMFVKGYVY, encoded by the exons atggcCTCAGCATCTCTGCTAAAGTCATCTCCAGTTTTTGACAAATCTGAGTTCGTTAAGGGACAAACTCTTCGCCAACCTTCCGTCTCAGTTATCCGCTGCCACCCTACAACCGCCCCTTGTCTTACTGTCCGCGCCGCTTGTTCCTATGCTGATGAGCTCGTCAAGACCGCT AAAACAATTGCATCACCAGGGCGTGGAATATTGGCGATGGACGAGTCAAATGCCACTTGCGGAAAGCGTTTGGCTTCCATTGGGTTAGAGAACACTGAGGCTAACCGCCAAGCTTATAGAACTTTGCTTATAACAGCTCCAGGTCTTGGACAGTACGTCTCTGGTGCCATTCTCTTCGAGGAGACCCTCTACCAATCCACGACTGATGGCCGCAAAATGGTTGATGTCCTTGTTGAACAAAATATTGTTCCTGGTATCAAAGTTGACAAG GGTTTAGTGCCGCTTGCTGGTTCAAATGATGAGTCATGGTGCCAAGGTCTAGACGGCCTTGCCTCTCGCACTGCTGCATACTACCAACAAGGAGCTCGCTTTGCCAAATG GCGTACAGTCGTGAGCATTCCCAACGGACCATCTGCATTGGCAGTGAAGGAAGCAGCGTGGGGTTTGGCTCGCTATGCTGCCATTGCTCAGGACAGTGGTTTGGTCCCAATTGTGGAGCCGGAAATATTGTTGGATGGTGAACATGGCATTGACAGGACTTTTGAGGTTGCACAGCAGGTTTGGGCCGAGGTCTTTTTTTACCTCGCCGAGAACAATGTCATGTTTGAGGGTATTCTCCTCAAGCCGAGTATGGTCACTCCTGGTGCTGAATGCAAAGACAGGGCTACTCCCGAGCAAGTTGCTGATTATACTCTCAAGCTTCTCCGCCGAAGAATTCCCCCTGCTGTCCCTGGAATCATG TTCTTATCTGGTGGACAATCAGAAGTTGAGGCTACATTGAACTTGAATGCCATGAACCAAGCTCCAAACCCGTGGCACGTATCTTTCTCATACGCGAGGGCTCTTCAAAACACTTGCTTGAAGACATGGGGCGGACTCCCTGAGAACGTGAAGGCTGCTCAGGACGCGTTGCTAGTCAGAGCTAAGGCCAACTCTCTTGCTCAACTTGGAAAGTACACTGGCGAGGGTGAATCAGACGAAGCTAAAAAAGGAATGTTTGTTAAGGGCTACGTTTACTAA
- the LOC107759370 gene encoding NADH dehydrogenase [ubiquinone] 1 beta subcomplex subunit 9-like: MSGVAAAWYVARRAAQKERVRILYRRALRDTLNWAVHRHLFYSDADALRERFEANKHVEDVETIDRLIADGDASYNKWRHPDPYIVPWAPGGSKFNRNPVPPEGIEIVYDYGKEEAELV, from the exons ATGAGCGGAGTAGCAGCAGCTTGGTACGTAGCGCGAAGAGCAGCACAGAAGGAGAGAGTTCGGATCCTCTACAGGCGTGCTCTCAGAGACACTCTCAATTGGGCCGTTCATCGTCACCTCTTTTATTCTGAT GCCGATGCGCTCAGGGAGAGGTTCGAGGCCAACAAACACGTG GAAGATGTTGAAACTATTGATAGACTTATAGCTGATGGCGATGCAAGCTATAATAAGTGGCGGCACCCTGATCCCTACATTG TTCCATGGGCTCCTGGTGGTTCCAAGTTCAACAGAAACCCTGTACCGCCAGAAGGG ATTGAGATAGTGTATGACTATGGCAAGGAAGAGGCTGAATTAGTATGA